TCTTAGGCCAGcttggctttttttttttttttttgacatttaCCCTTGTTTTTAGTATTTTTTAGGTTAATTTTCATTGTTGTTTgtgataaaataataataataataaactatttaAATGTTAAGCTACAACTCTCCAATCATTGTTTTGATCATTAAAATTGTTATTTATTGTTATTAACAATTGCACTTGATACATTATATGGGTGGCAAAGCATGTGAtgtttaactttattttttttttcttaaagcATTAACAGTAGTTGGGTTTGAAGAGTGGAATTTATTAAGGTGACCTGGTGGTGGTCGCTATGATGGTGTGACCGTCGTGGTCATACTGGGGCAAGCCATGTGATTACGATTGCGAGCTGTGGCCTTCATGGTCGTGGTGTGTGTAGTGGGTTGTTAAAAACGGTTATATAATCGTTAAAAACAAATATCTTTTTCACCTTTTTAAATTATCCAACATTCTACCATTTTTCAAACACGCTTTAAACTGTAACCTTTTACAAAATTTCTTACCTACACTTTTAAAAAATACCAATGGAGGGTTCAAGTTCATTTCCACCTGACTCGTCGAGTTTGTTCGGCTGTAACGGTTCTActcttgatttttttttctttttgcaatGGGTGTCAAAGAAGCGGGGGAACTTAAAGATACGGGTATCGATTGTACGCGTATTATTTGGAGAAATTGTTCAACGAGTTTGCGATGGCAGTTTATGAGAGGTGACCACAAAAGACCGACGATCATGCTCGAAACATTTGTGTCAAATGATTTATGGATCTGGTATGCGTGCTTTGGTGTTCCCGGTTCAAACCACGACATTAATGTCTTACATCAATCACCGTTATTCTATAACAAAATACATGGAACCGCACCACCATGTTCCTTTATAGCCAACATGAGACATTATAGATGAAACTTTTATCTTGTTGATAACATTTACCCGACTTGGTATGTTTCTGTAATGAGAGGACATTGTAGGTGTTCTAATGTTAAACACCAAAAAACATGATTTGAGTGTGAAGAAAAAAACTATAGAAATATTGTATTCAACTTAAATAGAATAGAATGCTCATTTTTATAGtgtagtcttttttttttttttttttttgaaacattaACATATGGAAAAGTTATGACCGTTAAAAATCGTGAAGGTAATTGGTTTAACATATAGGGGGCAAAAGTGTAAGTACTAACTAATTAACCAAATTTAGTTAAAGATGAGAATTAAACTGTAATTAAGATGATGGATTATAGTGTAATTAGTGTTTAAAAAACTAAATTACCCCTCATTTTAAAGTTGTATCTTGTGCATTAATTCAAAAAACTCTTTAACTTTTAGATATTTTGAAACGCACTTTGCAAATGTATTATAATAAAGTATGGAGAGGATTATTTTTtcattatttttatatttataaaccTCCCTAGCGATCACTTTGACCACTCCCCAACGGTTACACGCTGGATGGTTTGAGCGGTGACAAGTACCTCAGGGTGGAGGATATAGTCAAACAACTTTGGGTGTTTGAGTGAAATTCTACCCGATAGTAttatgccatgtcaactccccattctactcctcattttgcactcaatcactaggTATAGTCAAACACccatcaattaaaaaaaaaacatcattgGTCCATCCtatctctctcctctctcctctcctctcaaTTCATCGGTGAACAATCACCGAATTTTGGGCTCTCTCTCCAAGTCACCGCATAAGTCAAACAGGTGGGGgtggtcaccgatcggtgactcCAACTCACCGCACCACTCACCGCTCCTTATACCCTCCACCCTCAACATACTACCCTCTATGGGTACCGGTGGCAGCACCTGAACTTAATGAGCATAACTAAAAGTCATTAATTAACTGGGTTTCATGAATTAAGTTATGTTTTGAATTGATGTTCATTTTTCAAAGTAAGCTTTTTCATAACCTAATGCACGTCCAGCTTAATGTTATGAACTTAATGAGCATAACTAACAACTTGGTGTAGATTTGATTTCATGTAAGTCCTTTTTGCGTTTATTCTTGCAGCTTGTTGGCTAGGTGGTGTTGTGTATGATATTGACCTTTCGAAAAAGAAAAGTTCTCCGCACATGTCAAATGTGAAAAATGTGGGACCAAGTTCGCGAAGATTATTATAAGACTAGGCGGTGTGGTCTCACGACCCTGCCAAATCACCCTCAATAGCGCTCCTCTTCCCATTGTCTGGGCGCCATAAATGGCTTCACCATGGGATTGACGAGCGTTAAGGGCTGCACATGTGGTGGCCACTTTTCAAGAGCCAATcactttttttcttctttttttctttaTTAATAGGTAAGAGGCTTCATTTTCTGCgacacctggtgatgatgggagactaggcgaataGGCGGaaatcgctagttcgatccttgaactgagcgggttttacctcaccgcactatCGTGCCTTCGGgtgagtgttcacgggcttcggccctaggtgagggttgtCCCCAGTtcggaggcgagtgtatcccgatgtggtgaatttcgtcAGTACCCCATTTGGAGGATTCATTGGCCGTTGAAAAAAAAATAGGTAAGAGACTTTATTCCATTGAATGGTAGTTAGCTATAAAGCCCTGTCTACATGACATATATGTTGCGCTGATGTGGCATGATAATGCTTTATACCATACCACCCAACCTAAAAGTGTTAATAAGTTTCATAGTATTGTGATTTAAAAGCCTAAGTGAAAAATGTGGGTTGCGAAGATTATTATAAAAGTGTTAATAAGTTTCATGGTGTTGTAATTTAAAAGCCTAAAAATTCAATTTAGGCATATAAACCTAGGAAGCATTATCAAATTAGTTAAAAGCTACAACATTTTATATCTTTGCTAAGGTCACTTTTCAATGCTACATAATTTAacgagaaaaatgcccggatagtccctgtggttttgcattttttcacctatagtccttaactttctaaaactacctgaatagtccctaacttttcattttttgttcccggatagtccctgggtctaacttcagtttgttttctttgttaagtgggtgtgaaatgaccaatttaccctttcctttaaaaggccaaaccacagggactatccgggcatcttttttatttttagagaaaaaccccaccaccaccacacttcatcttcaacctccacccaccatcaccctcctccaccctccaccgtCACCGCCACAGTCACTCTCCACGTAATTGCTGCCACAGTATGACTGAGCATCTGAATCGAAATGATGATGTTGTTGTTGCTGAACCTGTGCTAGCACCTGTTGCAGTTTGTTACGTAAAGCGTTTGTTGTTGCCTCGTTTGTTTGAACCAATTCTTTCAGGATTTGATTCTCTATATTCAGAGATTTCACTTTTTCCTCTAGCATCCAGTTCAACCGTCCGATTTTCAGATATTCATCCTCTTTTGTTTTCAGTCGTTTCGTTAAAGCTTCATTTACAGCTGTCATCATTCTCATTGTGTTTTGCTTCTGTATTTGTTCCATCTCCGATCTCTCTTTCTCCGTCTGCAATTTGTTGTATTATGTCATGACTTTTGTTTTAACATTCATAACAATGAAATGAAACTGATAAATGACACTTACGTGATGAGCAATTAATCTATCAATCTCGGATTGTTGTTGATACATCTGCGATGAGATATCTTCTGCGTGTAACGTGTACTCGCCTATTCGGTTAACATTTTTTACGGAGAACGATACCGGAATGAATGAAGATGAATCACGTGATCGTTTTCTGGAAACCGTCGCTGGCGGTCGGAAATCATACGCCGGAGAAGTTTCTCCGGCTTAGTTCCGTACGCCATACTACCGTTGTTTTGATACATCATTACACTGAGTAATCAATCACCATACTACCGTGGAGAGTGacggtggagggtggaggagggtgatggtgggtggaggttgaagatgaagtgtggtggtggtgtggtttttctctaaaaataaagaagatgcccggatagtccctgtggtttggccttttaaaggaaagggtaaattggtcatttcacacccacttaacagagaaaacaaacttaagttagactcagggactatccgggaacaaaaaatgaaaagttggggactattcaggtagttttagaaagttggggactataggtgaaaaaatgcgaaaccacagggactatccgggcatttttctctaatttAACTGTACATCAACCCTAACTTAATTCAATATAAACATCATGCCCACAATACAACAAACCCCAAAAATAGATTAATAAGAATCATTCTTTGTTTCTTACCTTTACGCGAATCGCAACAAAGAATGATTCATAGAGTAGAAAACATGTTGCATTTCTTGATATGAAAACATACTATGAAAAACTAAAGAACATAAAATATCTACGTCGTTACATTGTGGTAACGTTAGGTATGCAGAAATGAGAAGTGGAATGGAATGAACCATTgtgagggaatgaagaaaagagtgtttggttggtcgatgGAATAGAATCGTCaattccaaaatgcattccattccctcaaaatcattccatcgcccccccccccccctgtttTTTTCCATTTCATTCCCTCTCCCCCCTTCATTAAccacaccacaacccaccaccgttgctgccacacaccaccaccaccaccgttatCCACCGCCGTCAGCCGCTACCGCCGCTGCCACCACCtaccgccgccacccacctccgTCCTCGCCACCACCGTCGCCACCACCCACCGTCGCCACTGCCACCTCCGATCATCGCCGCCACCATTGCCACtgccacctccgatcaccgccgccacccactgcCGATACCGCTATCAACCGCTACCACCCACCGCCACCGCGGCTACCACCTCTGACCACCGTCCCCGCTGCTACCACCTCCGACCACCCctgccaccaccatcgccacagcCGCCACCTACCTCCACCGTCATCCACTACCACCACCGTTGTCACCATCCACCGTCatctccacccaccaccaccgccaaccACCGCCGCCGCTACAACTGACACCTAGCACCACGGCCCATCATCGCCCATCACTGACCATCGTCATCtgattttattccttcgtctttTTTCGCGTACCAAACAACAAAAAGCAGttgttcattccattcacacatggtaaccaaacaagacatggaatggtaatgatcaattccattacctcatccattccattcccccgtgcattccattaccccatactaAACAGACCCGTAATCGAAAAGTCTTGAGTAGTGAAAGAACTAATTAAACGACCATAGTCTCCAAGTACGTCGGGTAACCTACTTCAAGAAGTGAGTTCGGCTCCGGTAATGTGTAAATCATTTGAGGGCTTACTAAAAGATTCAGAACATTTCTACTAATGGGTTAAAGTTGAGTGGGTGTCCACACCATCTTTATGGGCCAAGAATCACCACAACACAAACTTCAATATGCTTGCAAAAAAGTGAACCTGATCCACAAATCTATCACTTTAAACTGATTCAACTAACCACGCCTGCCTTTTTGTCCAACTTTTGAAGTTCCCATATCACAGAAACATGAATGAAATTCAAGAAACATATATAACTGGCTTCCCAAATAGGCCAATACAATCTACACTTCAAACACCAATGCTGCATACACAACATTTACAACTTCAAAATCAAAAAAGAAACTAAACAgttttcatcatcttttttttttttttttttaaattgggtTTACAGATTCATCATTAGACTGTTTCGGGTACCCAGAAGGGGTCTGTAGCTCATCATCTTCACCAACTTTATCttcatcttttacaaattttATGACCAAAAGAGCCAATAAAGGATAACTTATGGTGGTTAGTGCCCAATTCACAAGCAACTGATTCATGTATGGCACTTTATGTGTGTCAATTTGCCATGCTACTGCCGCTCCAGCACTTTGTACTCCCTTGTAGAATCCAACATATctaaaaacacccaaaaaaaataagttaaaaatttgTCATATTTGGGTATTAATTTGTAACGCTTTGGCCAAAGAAACACCACTAGCAAATTATCCAGACACCACTGACATATCATATTGTATAATGTCACATGGATCCTATGACAGGTTAACAATGTGTTTGACTAACGTGGCCACTGACAAAGTCATTTGGTCTGTATGACTTCATACGGCCCATATGACATCATACGTGATATGACAGGCGACAGCCATAATGTTCTACACTTCTAAGGGTGGCGTCTCTTTAGCATGACCCTTCATAAATTCAACACAAAATCAGTATGTACATACCTGCTAAGAATAACAGAATCATCAGCCAAAGCACCAATAACCCAATAAACCATACTCTGAAACATTGCATCCAACAACCCATAACTAAAATAAAGCACAAACGGCCCTGCATAGGCACTCCCAGAGTCCTTAAAATCAAGAAGCTTAATACTCTTCTTCACTATAACGTCATCATAATCATAATCCCTTTGCTTTAAAAGCCCCCCAATCCAAATCCCCGTCCCAAGAACCGCCACAACCGAAATCCCAGCCAACCCCCTCGTCTTCCTCCTCTTAAAACTAAAATCCATAACATGCCCGATCAAAACCGACCCAAACATCTGAGCCCCCCAATAAAACACATTATTCAACCCTCTAGTTCTCAAGTTAAACAAAGCCCCATTCACATTATTAAACTGATATGTGTAAAAAAAATTACTCCCCCATGCTGCAGGAAATATCAATAACATCTTCCAGTTGGCAAATAGTTTAGCAATCTCAACCGTTTCCGTACCCACGTTAGAGTATTTCACATTAGTGCAACGAGTACCGTCGTTACGGATGACTTTGCTGGGGTGCAAAATCGTTAACGAAAGTAACGTCCCAATCGACATAAACACCATAAACCCGACGTACGTCCCGTCGTTAACATTCGCTGCTTTTTCCCTATGATAATTCATAACAAAGGGTATCAAACCACCAATAACACCACCCATATTAAAAATAGACCAAAACAAAGATATATATGTCCCTTTCCGCTGGGCCGGCGGGTACGACGTCATGATAGCACCCTGGCCGGCCCAGAGGAGGCCGGCGCCCACGCCAAGGAGGGCGCCGGCGAGGACAACAAAGGGTTGTTCTTTGTGGTGGTTGTAGTAGAGTAAAGATCCGGCGTAGAGGATGTAGGTGGAGCAACCGGAGAAAAGAGTGAGACGGGGTCCGATGATGTTGTAGATACCGCCGCCGAGGATGCCGAAGATGGCGAAGGTGGTGTAGAGGGCGGTGTTGGCGTTGTTTACGACGTTGTGGTCGAGTTGTCCGCCGCCGCCCATGCCGGAGAGTGCGTTGAACATACCTGGGCAGCAGAAACAGACCAGCCCGATTAGGATTACTTGGATTAACGGGGAGTTGAACCGGAAAACTGAATTGTTTGGTGATCCGGTTTCTTGGTATCCGGTTTTTTGGTCTCCGGTTTCAACCATGGTTGATCGGTGAAATTGGGAATATAGAAATGGGTGGAAATTAAGAGTGGTGAGATGAGTGAATGTGGGTGTGACAGATGAATGGATTTATAGTGATGAGACAGCTAAGGGTGATGAATTAAGGATATGGGTGTTGACGAAGGTGAAGAAATTAAGGGTAGTAAAACGACAAAAGGGAATCACAGATTCTAGACATGATAAGGAAACAGGAACGGAGAGAGGATGAAAATGGAACATAGGGGTCATTGACAAGAACAAGATTCGGATCTCAACGTGTCGTCAGACCCGATTTACTTACCTAACATATGTATTTTTACCAAACCAGACACAAACCCGATTAGTGTTATTGCTGAtgtggcttttttttttttttggttaacgTGGCATGATGATGATGTGTAAAAAGTCTGTCTTTTTAATCTGATCttgtaattgtaattgtaattgtaaATTGTAAAACATTATAAAACAAcgttaattaatattaataatacaaAAATAATGAAACTACTCATTCGGTCAAAATTCAATGCACAATCTCAATTCTTTCATCATGGGTTGCGAATGCTAGTGTGATTTTAGTCTGTTTACTATGTTTAATTTAATTTTACCTGCGTTACATAATTCTGTTGTTGCTATAAACTAAAAAAATGTGAAAGGGTAAACTTAGAATAAACAGAAAAAAATACAGTGTGTAAAAGGAGATGAGATACATTGCACAATTTTTTGTGTCTTGCGTACAAAAAAGTTAACGATAGATCGAACTtgtgtaaaaaaattataattgtACCACGAAGAAAGACTTGGTACATCCAGAACACAACATGACATGAAACAATATCCACCAATTAG
This genomic stretch from Helianthus annuus cultivar XRQ/B chromosome 8, HanXRQr2.0-SUNRISE, whole genome shotgun sequence harbors:
- the LOC110872982 gene encoding UNC93-like protein 1 — protein: MVETGDQKTGYQETGSPNNSVFRFNSPLIQVILIGLVCFCCPGMFNALSGMGGGGQLDHNVVNNANTALYTTFAIFGILGGGIYNIIGPRLTLFSGCSTYILYAGSLLYYNHHKEQPFVVLAGALLGVGAGLLWAGQGAIMTSYPPAQRKGTYISLFWSIFNMGGVIGGLIPFVMNYHREKAANVNDGTYVGFMVFMSIGTLLSLTILHPSKVIRNDGTRCTNVKYSNVGTETVEIAKLFANWKMLLIFPAAWGSNFFYTYQFNNVNGALFNLRTRGLNNVFYWGAQMFGSVLIGHVMDFSFKRRKTRGLAGISVVAVLGTGIWIGGLLKQRDYDYDDVIVKKSIKLLDFKDSGSAYAGPFVLYFSYGLLDAMFQSMVYWVIGALADDSVILSRYVGFYKGVQSAGAAVAWQIDTHKVPYMNQLLVNWALTTISYPLLALLVIKFVKDEDKVGEDDELQTPSGYPKQSNDESVNPI
- the LOC110870095 gene encoding E3 ubiquitin-protein ligase BOI-like codes for the protein MAYGTKPEKLLRREYTLHAEDISSQMYQQQSEIDRLIAHHTEKERSEMEQIQKQNTMRMMTAVNEALTKRLKTKEDEYLKIGRLNWMLEEKVKSLNIENQILKELVQTNEATTNALRNKLQQVLAQVQQQQHHHFDSDAQSYCGSNYVESDCGGDGGGWRRVGWYGIKHYHATSAQHICHVDRAL